A genomic region of Chlorobaculum parvum NCIB 8327 contains the following coding sequences:
- the nifJ gene encoding pyruvate:ferredoxin (flavodoxin) oxidoreductase has protein sequence MTRTFKTMEGNEALAHVAYRTNEVISIYPITPASPMGEYSDAWAAVDVKNIWGTVPLVDEMQSEAGAAAAVHGSLQTGALTTTFTAAQGLLLMIPNMYKIAGELSPCVIHVSARSLAAQALSIFCDHGDVMSVRGTGFALLASCSVQEVMDMALISQAATLESRVPFMHFFDGFRTSHEISKIEVLSDEEIRSMINDDLVIAHRMRRMSPDEPIIRGTSQNPDVYFQARESVNKYYNACPSITQKAMDQFAEMTGRSYKLYQYYGPEDADRVIIMMGSGAETALETVEYLNNQGEKVGLMKVRLFRPFDVATFIASLPSSVKSISVLDRVKEPGSAGEPLYLDVINAYAESFQNGEIAAMPKILGGRYGLSSKEFTPAMVKGIFDNMNADAPVNHFTVGIDDDVTETSISYDETFSIEPDSVFRALFYGLGSDGTVGANKNSIKIIGENTDNYAQGFFVYDSKKAGSITTSHLRFGPEQIRSTYLITEAQFVGCHHWVFLEMIDLAKNLKKGGTLLINSHYSADEVWEKLPRPVQQHLIDKQAKLYTIDAYKVAHESGMGQRINTIMQACFFAISGVLPREEAIEKIKDAIRETYGKKGDEVVQQNIKAVDNTLANLHEVKIGATADSQKEMRPPIVGDAPEFVCNVLAKIIAGEGDSIPVSELPADGTYPVGTAKFEKRNLAQEIPVWEPELCIECGKCSMVCPHAAIRIKVYEPEHLENAPATFKSLEAKAKNWEGMRYTVQVAPEDCTGCQLCVNVCPARDKQVEGRKALNMHDQAPLRETESACWSFFIDLPEFDRNKINQRLIKEQQLQQPLFEFSGACSGCGETPYVKLMTQLFGDRLVIGNATGCSSIYGGNLPTTPYAANPQGLGPTWSNSLFEDTAEFALGFRISISKQQEYALELVKKMASEIGETLATGILEATQNSEPEIFEQRERVAVLKDKLQQMKSDDAKNLLAVADMLVKKSVWAVGGDGWAYDIGYGGLDHVTASGKNVNMLVLDTEVYSNTGGQASKATPKAAVAKFAAAGRVATKKDLGLISMSYGNAYVASVALGARDEQTLKAFLEAEAFNGPSVIIAYSHCIAHGFDLSMGLEHQKAAVDSGHWLLYRYNPDRLKEGLNPLQLDSKKPKMPVEQFLNMENRFRMLKKTHPDLAKQYFAAIQQEVDHRWAHYEHLATRSIEGEA, from the coding sequence ATGACCCGGACATTCAAGACAATGGAGGGTAATGAGGCTCTTGCTCATGTCGCCTACCGTACCAATGAAGTCATCTCGATATACCCGATCACTCCGGCCTCACCGATGGGAGAGTACTCCGATGCATGGGCCGCAGTCGATGTAAAAAACATTTGGGGCACTGTACCGCTCGTCGATGAGATGCAGAGCGAAGCCGGTGCCGCCGCAGCCGTTCACGGCTCACTGCAGACCGGTGCGCTGACGACCACCTTCACCGCTGCTCAGGGTCTTCTGTTGATGATCCCGAACATGTACAAGATCGCCGGTGAGCTTTCGCCCTGTGTGATTCACGTCTCGGCCCGTTCGCTGGCCGCGCAGGCGCTGTCGATCTTCTGCGACCACGGTGACGTGATGTCGGTCAGAGGCACCGGCTTCGCGCTGCTTGCTTCCTGCTCGGTACAGGAGGTAATGGACATGGCGCTGATTTCACAGGCCGCCACGCTTGAATCGCGCGTGCCGTTCATGCACTTCTTCGACGGCTTCCGCACGTCACACGAAATTTCCAAGATCGAGGTGCTCTCGGACGAAGAGATTCGCTCGATGATCAACGATGACCTGGTGATTGCGCACCGGATGCGCCGCATGTCGCCTGACGAGCCGATCATCCGCGGCACCTCGCAGAACCCGGACGTCTACTTCCAGGCTCGCGAAAGCGTCAACAAATATTACAATGCCTGCCCGTCGATCACCCAGAAGGCGATGGATCAGTTCGCCGAGATGACCGGCCGCAGCTACAAGCTCTACCAATATTACGGCCCCGAAGATGCCGACCGCGTCATCATCATGATGGGCTCGGGCGCCGAAACCGCGCTTGAGACCGTCGAGTATCTGAACAACCAGGGCGAAAAGGTCGGCCTGATGAAGGTGCGCCTGTTCAGACCGTTCGATGTGGCGACTTTCATCGCATCGCTGCCGTCGAGCGTCAAGTCGATCTCGGTGCTCGACCGCGTCAAGGAGCCGGGCAGCGCTGGCGAACCGCTCTACCTCGACGTCATCAACGCCTATGCCGAGTCGTTCCAGAATGGCGAGATTGCCGCCATGCCGAAGATTCTCGGTGGTCGCTACGGCCTCTCCTCGAAGGAGTTCACTCCGGCGATGGTCAAAGGCATTTTCGATAACATGAACGCCGACGCTCCGGTCAACCACTTCACCGTCGGCATCGACGACGATGTGACCGAAACCAGCATCAGCTACGACGAGACCTTCTCGATCGAGCCTGATTCGGTCTTCCGCGCGCTTTTCTACGGCCTCGGCTCTGACGGCACGGTCGGCGCCAACAAGAACTCGATCAAGATCATCGGCGAAAACACCGATAACTACGCACAGGGCTTCTTCGTCTACGACTCCAAGAAAGCCGGTTCGATCACCACCTCGCACCTGAGGTTCGGACCGGAGCAGATCCGCTCGACCTACCTCATCACCGAGGCACAGTTCGTCGGCTGCCACCACTGGGTCTTCCTCGAAATGATCGACTTGGCGAAGAACCTCAAGAAAGGCGGAACGCTGCTCATCAACTCGCACTACTCGGCTGACGAAGTGTGGGAAAAACTGCCGCGTCCGGTGCAGCAGCATTTGATTGACAAGCAGGCGAAGCTCTACACCATCGACGCTTACAAGGTCGCGCACGAGAGCGGCATGGGCCAGCGCATCAACACCATCATGCAGGCCTGCTTCTTCGCCATCTCCGGCGTGCTGCCGCGTGAAGAGGCAATTGAAAAGATCAAGGATGCGATCCGCGAGACCTACGGCAAGAAGGGCGACGAAGTCGTTCAGCAGAACATCAAGGCCGTGGACAACACGCTCGCCAACCTGCACGAAGTGAAGATCGGCGCAACGGCTGACAGCCAGAAAGAGATGCGTCCCCCGATCGTAGGCGACGCTCCGGAGTTCGTCTGCAACGTGCTCGCCAAAATCATCGCTGGCGAAGGCGACTCGATTCCGGTCAGTGAATTGCCTGCCGACGGCACCTACCCGGTCGGCACCGCGAAGTTTGAGAAACGCAACCTTGCTCAGGAGATTCCGGTCTGGGAACCGGAGCTCTGCATCGAGTGCGGCAAGTGCTCGATGGTCTGCCCGCACGCAGCCATCCGTATCAAGGTTTACGAACCGGAGCACCTCGAAAACGCACCGGCGACCTTCAAGAGCCTCGAAGCCAAAGCAAAGAACTGGGAGGGTATGCGCTATACGGTTCAGGTTGCGCCGGAGGATTGCACCGGCTGCCAGCTCTGCGTCAACGTCTGCCCCGCAAGAGACAAGCAGGTTGAAGGCCGCAAAGCGCTCAACATGCACGACCAGGCTCCGCTGCGCGAAACCGAATCTGCCTGCTGGAGCTTCTTCATCGATCTCCCGGAATTCGACCGCAACAAGATCAACCAGCGCCTCATCAAGGAGCAGCAGCTTCAGCAGCCACTCTTCGAGTTCTCGGGCGCATGCTCGGGCTGCGGCGAAACCCCGTACGTCAAGCTGATGACCCAGCTCTTCGGCGACCGCCTCGTCATTGGCAACGCCACCGGCTGCTCGTCGATCTACGGCGGCAACCTGCCGACCACGCCTTATGCAGCCAACCCGCAGGGCCTTGGACCAACGTGGTCGAACTCGCTCTTCGAGGACACGGCAGAGTTCGCGCTTGGGTTCCGCATCTCGATCAGCAAGCAGCAGGAGTATGCCTTGGAGCTGGTCAAAAAAATGGCCTCCGAAATCGGCGAAACGCTTGCCACCGGAATCCTCGAAGCCACGCAGAACAGCGAGCCGGAGATTTTCGAGCAGCGTGAGCGCGTGGCCGTGCTGAAGGATAAGCTCCAGCAGATGAAATCCGACGACGCCAAGAACCTGCTTGCCGTGGCTGACATGCTGGTCAAGAAGAGCGTGTGGGCTGTCGGCGGCGACGGCTGGGCCTACGATATCGGTTACGGCGGTCTCGACCACGTCACCGCATCGGGCAAAAACGTCAACATGCTGGTGCTAGACACCGAGGTTTACTCAAACACCGGCGGTCAGGCTTCCAAAGCCACACCGAAAGCCGCGGTCGCCAAGTTCGCCGCTGCGGGCCGCGTCGCCACCAAGAAAGACCTTGGCCTGATCTCGATGAGCTACGGCAATGCCTATGTGGCCAGTGTTGCACTTGGCGCACGTGACGAGCAGACCCTGAAGGCGTTCCTTGAAGCTGAAGCCTTCAACGGCCCTTCGGTGATTATCGCTTACTCGCACTGCATCGCTCACGGCTTTGACCTGTCTATGGGTCTGGAGCACCAGAAAGCGGCGGTCGATTCCGGCCACTGGCTGCTGTACCGCTACAATCCGGACAGACTGAAGGAGGGCTTGAACCCGCTGCAGCTCGACTCCAAGAAGCCGAAGATGCCGGTCGAGCAGTTCCTGAACATGGAGAACCGCTTCAGAATGCTGAAAAAGACCCATCCGGATCTTGCCAAACAGTACTTCGCGGCGATCCAGCAGGAGGTCGATCATCGCTGGGCCCACTACGAACACCTCGCCACCCGTTCGATTGAAGGTGAGGCATAA
- the rlmB gene encoding 23S rRNA (guanosine(2251)-2'-O)-methyltransferase RlmB, with product MDRTDHAEIPAPEPREQVVYGRNAVIELLQSKPESVEKIYLQFNTSHPKLKEIVITARRLKIPCGKARMEKLTLISGTAKNQGVCALLTSVTFYTLDEVLAAPRNSSPLLVILQGLEDPHNVGAIIRTAEAVAADSVIMIEGKGAPISATVHKASAGALSHMRVCKVKSLVKTLDLLHERGFSIVAADMEAEHNHTDIDWKRPTVLVMGAEGKGLGSETRKRCDQIVRIPMAGCVESLNVSVAAGVMLYEAMRQRLG from the coding sequence TTGGACAGAACAGACCACGCCGAAATCCCGGCTCCCGAACCTCGCGAACAGGTTGTTTATGGCCGTAACGCCGTCATCGAGCTGTTGCAGTCGAAACCTGAGAGCGTCGAGAAAATTTACCTCCAGTTCAACACCAGCCATCCCAAGCTCAAGGAGATCGTCATCACGGCTCGTCGCCTTAAGATTCCCTGTGGTAAGGCGCGCATGGAGAAGCTCACGCTCATTTCCGGTACGGCCAAGAACCAGGGCGTCTGCGCGCTGCTGACCAGCGTGACATTCTACACGCTCGACGAGGTGCTTGCCGCACCGCGCAACAGCTCGCCGCTGCTGGTGATTTTGCAGGGGCTTGAAGATCCACATAACGTCGGGGCTATCATCCGCACTGCCGAGGCTGTGGCTGCTGACTCGGTCATCATGATCGAAGGCAAGGGCGCACCGATCAGCGCCACGGTGCACAAGGCATCGGCGGGCGCGCTTTCGCACATGCGGGTCTGCAAGGTCAAGAGCCTGGTCAAGACGCTTGACCTGTTGCACGAGCGCGGATTCAGCATCGTGGCCGCTGACATGGAGGCTGAACATAATCACACGGACATCGACTGGAAGCGTCCCACAGTGCTCGTGATGGGGGCAGAGGGCAAAGGGCTCGGCTCCGAAACCCGCAAACGCTGCGACCAGATCGTGCGCATTCCGATGGCCGGCTGCGTCGAATCGCTCAATGTCAGCGTGGCTGCCGGGGTGATGCTGTACGAAGCGATGCGTCAAAGGTTAGGTTGA
- the gcvH gene encoding glycine cleavage system protein GcvH has product MNIPDNLRYTKDHEWLQLLDDGVTAVVGITDFAQSELGDIVFVETKPVGTKVAAHGAFGTVEAVKTVADLFAPVAGEIVEVNGALDDAAIVNSDPYNEGWIVKMKLDNAAEVESLLSPADYSALIGE; this is encoded by the coding sequence ATGAACATCCCTGATAATCTTCGCTATACCAAAGACCACGAATGGCTCCAGCTTCTCGATGATGGCGTGACCGCCGTGGTTGGCATCACCGATTTCGCGCAGTCTGAACTTGGCGACATCGTGTTCGTCGAAACCAAGCCGGTCGGCACCAAGGTCGCGGCGCACGGCGCGTTTGGCACTGTTGAGGCGGTCAAGACTGTGGCCGATCTTTTCGCTCCGGTGGCGGGTGAGATCGTCGAGGTCAATGGTGCACTCGACGATGCGGCGATTGTCAACTCCGATCCCTACAACGAGGGCTGGATTGTCAAGATGAAGCTCGACAACGCTGCCGAGGTCGAGTCGCTGCTCTCACCGGCGGATTACAGCGCCCTGATCGGCGAATAA
- the gcvPA gene encoding aminomethyl-transferring glycine dehydrogenase subunit GcvPA: protein MPFIVNTDAERAEMLREIGVENFEALIADIPEEVRLKKALDLLPAMGEPEVKSLLEKMASSNAATCDHVSFLGAGAYDHFIPAAVKTIASRSEFYTAYTPYQAEVSQGTLQAIYEYQSVMCRLYGMDVANASMYDGASALAEAALIALNVTGRNGIVVAGKLHPYTSQVLETYLEAAGDRPIVQNSIEDGIGSVAALETLVSSETAAVIVQQPNFYGCLEEVEAIGEIAKKHGALFIVSADPVSLGVLEAPGNYGADIAVGEGQSVGNAQSFGGPYLGILTVKQAHVRKIPGRLVGMTKDKDGNDGFILTLQTREQHIRREKATSNICSNQALCALQAVVHLSLLGKEGIQDVANRSMQKAHYLADRITELPGFSLKFSAPFFREFVVETPVPAATIIEKMLDKKVFAGVDLSAWGEDGLLIAVTEKRTKEELDSFVSELASLG from the coding sequence ATGCCTTTCATTGTCAATACCGATGCTGAGCGGGCCGAGATGCTTCGCGAAATCGGCGTCGAGAATTTCGAGGCGCTGATCGCTGATATTCCCGAAGAGGTTCGTCTCAAAAAGGCGCTCGATCTGCTGCCCGCAATGGGCGAGCCGGAGGTGAAAAGTCTGCTCGAAAAGATGGCGTCGAGCAACGCCGCCACTTGCGACCACGTGAGTTTCCTCGGTGCGGGCGCTTATGACCACTTCATTCCTGCCGCTGTCAAGACCATCGCTTCAAGGAGCGAATTCTACACGGCTTACACGCCGTACCAGGCCGAGGTATCGCAGGGCACGTTGCAGGCGATTTACGAATACCAGAGCGTGATGTGCCGCCTGTACGGCATGGACGTGGCCAACGCTTCGATGTACGACGGCGCGAGCGCGCTGGCCGAAGCGGCTCTGATCGCCCTGAACGTCACCGGGCGCAACGGCATCGTGGTGGCTGGCAAGCTGCATCCCTACACCAGCCAGGTGCTCGAAACCTACCTCGAAGCCGCCGGAGACCGACCCATCGTGCAGAACAGCATCGAAGACGGTATTGGCAGCGTCGCGGCGCTTGAAACGCTGGTTTCTTCTGAAACCGCCGCCGTGATCGTGCAGCAGCCGAACTTCTACGGCTGCCTCGAAGAGGTCGAAGCGATTGGCGAGATCGCCAAGAAGCACGGCGCGCTCTTCATCGTCTCCGCCGATCCGGTCTCCCTCGGCGTGCTCGAAGCGCCGGGCAATTACGGCGCGGACATCGCCGTCGGCGAGGGTCAGTCGGTCGGCAACGCCCAGAGCTTTGGCGGGCCGTACCTTGGCATTCTGACGGTCAAACAGGCGCACGTGCGCAAGATTCCGGGCCGACTGGTCGGTATGACCAAAGACAAGGATGGCAATGACGGTTTCATCCTGACGCTCCAGACCCGCGAGCAGCACATCCGCCGCGAAAAGGCCACCTCGAACATCTGCTCTAACCAGGCGCTCTGCGCGTTGCAGGCGGTAGTACACCTGTCGCTGCTCGGCAAGGAGGGAATTCAGGATGTAGCCAACCGCTCGATGCAGAAGGCGCACTACCTGGCCGACCGTATCACGGAACTACCCGGCTTTTCGCTGAAGTTCAGCGCGCCGTTCTTCCGCGAATTTGTGGTTGAGACGCCGGTTCCGGCGGCGACGATTATCGAAAAGATGCTCGACAAAAAGGTTTTTGCCGGCGTCGATCTCTCCGCTTGGGGCGAAGATGGCCTGCTCATCGCCGTCACCGAAAAACGCACGAAGGAAGAACTCGACAGCTTCGTCAGCGAACTTGCTTCACTCGGCTGA
- the dapA gene encoding 4-hydroxy-tetrahydrodipicolinate synthase, producing MSNRLISGSTVALVTPFKEDGSVDYEALRRLVRFHREAGTDIILPCGTTGESPTLTNEEEAEIIRTVRDEAGDSMMVAAGAGTNDTRHAVELSRNAEKAGAQAILSVAPYYNKPSQEGYYQHFRHVAESVSVPIIIYNVPGRTASNVSAETILRLAHDFDNVLAVKEASANFEQIMTLIDERPERFSVMTGEDGLMLPFMALGGDGVISVAANQVPKVVKGLIDAMKAGNLEEARAINRKYRKLFRLNFIDSNPVPVKYALSLMGMVEEAYRLPLVPMSDADKATMKAELEQLGLI from the coding sequence ATGTCCAATCGCCTTATTTCAGGTTCAACCGTAGCCCTTGTCACCCCGTTCAAAGAGGATGGATCGGTCGATTATGAAGCGCTGCGAAGGCTAGTGCGATTTCATCGCGAGGCCGGAACCGACATCATTCTTCCCTGCGGCACGACCGGCGAGTCGCCTACGCTCACGAATGAAGAGGAGGCCGAGATCATCCGCACGGTGCGCGATGAGGCCGGTGATTCCATGATGGTCGCTGCCGGAGCGGGCACCAACGACACCCGGCACGCGGTCGAGCTGTCGCGCAACGCTGAAAAGGCTGGTGCGCAGGCCATTCTCTCCGTTGCGCCCTACTACAACAAGCCTTCGCAGGAGGGGTACTACCAGCACTTCCGCCACGTGGCCGAGTCGGTTTCGGTTCCGATTATCATCTACAACGTGCCGGGCCGCACGGCCAGCAACGTCAGCGCAGAGACAATTTTACGGCTGGCGCACGACTTCGACAACGTGCTCGCCGTCAAGGAGGCGTCGGCCAACTTCGAACAGATCATGACGCTTATCGACGAGCGCCCGGAGCGTTTTTCGGTAATGACCGGCGAGGACGGTCTGATGCTGCCATTCATGGCGCTCGGTGGTGATGGCGTCATTTCGGTGGCGGCCAACCAGGTGCCAAAGGTGGTCAAGGGCTTGATCGACGCCATGAAGGCGGGCAACCTCGAAGAAGCCCGTGCGATCAACCGCAAATACCGCAAGCTTTTCAGGCTGAACTTCATCGACAGCAACCCCGTGCCGGTCAAGTACGCGCTCTCGCTGATGGGTATGGTCGAGGAGGCCTATCGCCTGCCGCTGGTTCCGATGTCGGACGCAGACAAGGCGACGATGAAAGCAGAATTGGAGCAGCTCGGGCTGATTTAA
- the blaOXA gene encoding OXA-198 family carbapenem-hydrolyzing class D beta-lactamase: MSKLFILFLALLWSLPAVAEDKVLAGLFSQQRLNGTIVISSLHNGNIFIHNDLRANQRFSTASTFKIMNTLIALEEKAISEKDEVLKWDGHIYDFPDWNHDQTLESAFKVSCVWCFQELARRVGAEKYRSYLRKTAYGELREPFDETTFWLDGSLQISAIEQVNFLKKVYLRTLPFSTHSYETLRQVMLVEQTPSYTMWAKTGWATRVNPQVGWYVGYIETPKDVWFFATNIEVRDKQDLPLRQQLTRDALQAKGVIE, translated from the coding sequence ATGAGCAAGCTTTTCATCCTTTTTTTAGCCCTTCTGTGGTCACTACCGGCAGTTGCTGAAGACAAAGTTCTCGCTGGGCTATTTTCGCAGCAAAGATTAAATGGAACGATTGTGATTTCGTCGCTACATAACGGAAATATCTTCATCCACAACGATCTTCGCGCAAATCAAAGATTTTCGACCGCATCAACATTCAAAATTATGAATACACTGATTGCGCTTGAAGAAAAGGCAATTTCTGAAAAAGACGAAGTGCTGAAATGGGACGGACACATATATGACTTTCCTGATTGGAATCATGATCAGACGTTAGAAAGCGCATTCAAAGTTTCATGTGTATGGTGTTTTCAGGAACTTGCGCGCCGAGTCGGCGCAGAAAAATATCGAAGTTATTTACGCAAGACTGCTTACGGGGAATTACGTGAACCTTTCGACGAAACAACATTCTGGCTTGACGGCTCTCTTCAAATTAGCGCAATTGAGCAGGTAAATTTCCTCAAAAAAGTATATCTGCGGACACTCCCATTTAGCACTCACTCTTACGAAACGCTGCGACAAGTCATGCTTGTGGAGCAAACTCCGTCGTATACGATGTGGGCCAAAACAGGCTGGGCAACGAGAGTAAATCCACAAGTGGGCTGGTATGTGGGCTATATCGAAACACCAAAGGATGTTTGGTTCTTTGCCACTAACATTGAGGTTCGAGACAAACAGGATTTGCCTTTACGCCAGCAGTTGACACGAGATGCACTTCAAGCAAAGGGAGTCATCGAATAA
- the recN gene encoding DNA repair protein RecN yields MLKSLYVRDFALIDELSVSFAPGLTIITGETGAGKSILMGALNMVLGERASAEVVRAGARKAVIEAVFGGEHYEMIGEMLDEEEIERTPELILRRDISATGQSRCFINDTPCTVSLLKRAGQQLVDLHGQHDHQLLLHAETHAGMLDGFGLLHAETAQYRATLDEYRTLRRELQSLNERADALREKRDFIDYQYKELDVAALVEGEEQSIDEEINLLENAETLFSLSTELGQNLYESDSSAYTSLSSAVHLLEKLAGIDKSFEPWLDELRGAKATVEELNRFAGSYAGGIEFNSDRLEELRQRQMLLQRLAKKHCKSIDELIALRDRLAEELSLEENLAGELAATEAEIANSRTALSASAETLSEHRREAAGRLEEEIVAGLSTLGIPHSTFEVRFTREAAPDGDIEIDGTRYRAFDNGCDRVEFMISTNLGESPKPLAKVASGGEISRVMLAMKSALARSAELPILVFDEIDTGISGKVAQSVGFSLKRLSRMHQIMAITHLPQIAAMGDLHLAVVKRIEADRTLTGVAPLSDDEHVREVARLFSGADITETSLQLAKELVEAGRSAY; encoded by the coding sequence ATGCTCAAAAGCCTCTACGTCAGGGATTTCGCGCTTATCGACGAACTTTCGGTCAGCTTCGCACCGGGCCTGACCATCATCACCGGCGAGACCGGCGCAGGCAAGTCGATTCTGATGGGGGCTCTGAACATGGTGCTCGGCGAGCGGGCGAGCGCGGAGGTGGTGCGAGCAGGGGCGCGAAAGGCGGTGATCGAGGCGGTCTTCGGCGGCGAGCACTACGAGATGATCGGTGAGATGCTCGACGAGGAGGAGATCGAACGCACGCCGGAGCTGATCCTTCGGCGCGACATCTCAGCGACAGGCCAGTCGCGCTGCTTCATCAACGACACCCCCTGCACGGTTTCGCTGCTCAAGCGCGCCGGGCAGCAGCTCGTCGATCTGCACGGCCAGCACGACCACCAGCTTCTCCTCCACGCCGAAACCCACGCCGGAATGCTCGACGGCTTCGGCCTGCTTCACGCCGAGACCGCGCAGTATCGCGCCACGCTCGACGAGTACCGCACGCTGCGCCGCGAGCTGCAAAGCCTCAACGAACGCGCCGATGCGCTCCGCGAAAAGCGCGACTTCATCGACTACCAGTACAAGGAGCTTGACGTGGCGGCTCTCGTCGAAGGCGAGGAGCAGTCGATTGACGAGGAGATCAACCTGCTCGAAAACGCCGAAACCCTCTTCAGTCTCAGCACCGAGCTTGGCCAGAATCTCTACGAATCGGACAGCTCGGCTTACACGTCACTCTCGTCGGCAGTGCATCTGCTTGAAAAGCTTGCGGGGATTGACAAGAGTTTCGAGCCGTGGCTCGACGAACTGCGCGGCGCGAAGGCCACAGTCGAAGAACTGAACCGCTTCGCCGGAAGCTACGCGGGCGGCATCGAGTTCAACAGCGACCGGCTCGAAGAGCTGCGCCAGCGGCAGATGCTGTTGCAGCGGCTCGCCAAAAAGCACTGCAAGAGCATCGACGAGCTGATCGCCCTGCGCGACCGCCTCGCCGAGGAACTGTCGCTGGAGGAGAACCTGGCGGGCGAGCTTGCGGCCACCGAAGCCGAAATTGCCAACTCGCGCACGGCGCTTTCGGCTTCGGCGGAGACGCTCTCGGAGCATCGCCGCGAAGCCGCCGGACGGCTGGAAGAGGAGATCGTGGCAGGCCTCTCGACGCTCGGCATTCCGCACAGCACCTTCGAAGTACGCTTCACCCGCGAAGCCGCTCCAGACGGCGACATCGAGATCGACGGAACGCGCTACCGGGCATTCGACAACGGCTGCGACCGCGTCGAGTTCATGATTTCAACCAACCTCGGCGAATCTCCGAAGCCGCTCGCGAAGGTGGCCTCCGGCGGCGAAATCTCCCGCGTCATGCTCGCCATGAAAAGCGCTCTGGCCCGCTCGGCAGAACTTCCGATTCTGGTGTTCGACGAAATCGACACCGGCATCAGCGGCAAGGTAGCCCAGTCGGTCGGCTTCAGCCTCAAGCGCCTCTCGCGGATGCACCAGATCATGGCCATCACCCACCTCCCCCAGATCGCCGCAATGGGTGATTTGCACCTCGCCGTTGTCAAACGCATCGAAGCTGACCGCACCCTCACTGGCGTCGCCCCACTCTCGGACGACGAACACGTCCGAGAAGTAGCCCGCCTCTTCAGCGGCGCGGATATCACCGAAACCTCCCTCCAGCTCGCCAAAGAGCTGGTCGAAGCAGGAAGGTCGGCTTATTAA
- a CDS encoding lamin tail domain-containing protein, protein MSPYHLFVLLFLLLTACVTDTGDKSFSETLSRQDGRTTPVLNEILFDPLQSSTDDLPDQPDFVEIYNPGTTPVDLTGWSITDRPSATTGKYYRYYFAPAGGNNILEPGQYAVIAPEKNGQITGSRLTTFYTYLPNDSRIFLVKDYKTFSFNNDGDCVSLLDQNGTVIDSANYTANWHNPANKSTKRISIEKFNPLMLSDTPLSWSSSTDAQFGGTPGKTNSIYAPPTRSEDIFNLSPGTFSPNGDGSDDYLSIAISLPADSYQLSVSVYDMSGKLLRRLAAGTPAGPVTQLWWDGCDDSGQPMPAGSYRVTMNAAGYSGSRYNDARTVGLAR, encoded by the coding sequence ATGAGCCCCTACCATCTTTTTGTCCTTCTTTTTCTGTTGCTCACCGCCTGCGTGACCGACACCGGAGATAAGAGCTTTTCGGAAACCCTTTCCCGGCAAGATGGACGCACAACACCCGTACTGAACGAAATACTGTTCGACCCGCTGCAAAGCTCCACAGACGACCTGCCCGACCAGCCGGACTTCGTTGAAATTTACAACCCCGGCACAACGCCCGTCGACCTGACCGGCTGGAGCATCACCGACCGTCCGAGCGCAACCACCGGTAAGTACTACCGCTACTACTTCGCCCCGGCAGGAGGCAACAACATCCTCGAACCTGGCCAGTACGCAGTCATCGCACCCGAGAAAAACGGCCAGATCACCGGTTCCCGACTGACGACGTTTTACACCTACCTGCCGAACGATTCCCGAATCTTTCTGGTGAAAGATTACAAAACCTTCTCTTTCAACAACGATGGTGATTGCGTCAGTCTGCTTGACCAGAACGGCACAGTCATCGACTCGGCAAACTATACGGCCAACTGGCACAATCCGGCCAACAAATCCACCAAGCGAATCTCCATCGAAAAGTTCAACCCGCTGATGCTCTCCGACACGCCACTGAGCTGGAGCTCCTCGACCGATGCTCAGTTCGGCGGCACGCCCGGAAAAACCAATTCGATCTACGCTCCCCCGACCAGAAGTGAAGATATCTTCAACCTTTCACCCGGCACCTTCTCACCGAACGGCGACGGCAGCGACGACTACCTCTCGATTGCGATCAGCCTCCCGGCAGACTCGTACCAGCTTTCCGTTTCGGTGTATGACATGAGCGGCAAACTGCTGCGCAGGCTGGCGGCGGGCACACCTGCCGGGCCGGTAACACAACTCTGGTGGGACGGATGCGATGACTCCGGCCAGCCCATGCCAGCCGGAAGCTACCGCGTGACGATGAACGCCGCGGGCTATTCGGGTTCCCGGTACAACGACGCGCGCACGGTAGGACTGGCAAGGTAA
- a CDS encoding Sec-independent protein translocase subunit TatA/TatB, translating into MFGLGGQELVLILLIILLLFGAQKLPELAKGLGKGMKEFKKAQSEIEEEFNKAAEDEPASKEKKEKKA; encoded by the coding sequence ATGTTCGGTTTAGGCGGTCAGGAACTCGTTCTCATCCTCCTCATCATCCTTCTGCTGTTCGGTGCCCAGAAATTGCCGGAACTTGCAAAGGGACTCGGCAAAGGCATGAAAGAGTTCAAAAAGGCACAGAGTGAAATTGAAGAAGAGTTCAACAAAGCGGCAGAGGATGAGCCTGCCAGCAAGGAAAAAAAGGAGAAAAAGGCCTGA